In the Balaenoptera musculus isolate JJ_BM4_2016_0621 chromosome 2, mBalMus1.pri.v3, whole genome shotgun sequence genome, CAGCCTGGAGAGGAGGGTACTCTTCTGGGTGGAGGTTGTAGTCCGGGAACCCTGCCTGGTCCAATGCGATGCCCCGGGGGCAGCTTCAGCTCCTCCCGCCTGGCTCTTGCTGGTCAGCCCTGAGCAAGGGCTGGAGCCCATGCCTGCCGCAGCCGAAGGTCCTGAGGCCAGACCGCAGGAGCATcctgaggaggaagaggtggaggaggaggaccaGGATGAGGAGGAAGCCTCCTCTGCCATGGAGGAAGAGCCGGATCCCTGCAGCCGCCAGCCCAGCTCCTCGGCGAGCCCCAGCCTGGGCCAACACCGGTGCTCGCTGGACGTGCTGCGCGGCGTGAGGTCGGAGCTGGCCGGGGCGCGGCAGCGGCTCTCTGAGTGCAGGCTGGTCGCCCGCCCCCGCAGTCTCCTGCACCGCATCCGCCACCGAGCTCTGAGCCTCTGCCCCGGCCCCGCGTCACCCCTGGGCCCGGCACTCCAGCTCCCCAGCGCCCCCGCGCCGCCCCCGGGCCCCGAGCCATCGCTCCCCAGCACCCCGGCGCTGCCCTCTCGGCCCTCCACGGCTGGCGCCGTGCCCCCGCTGCGGAGCCACAGGCCCGCGGTTGCGGTAAGGAAACTGCCCCCTTGGCCGAGGCCACAGCTCAGCAGTGAGGCCCCCGCagtctgggtctccagcctggtTCGAAGCCTCGGTCCCCTCCTCTCCGTGCTCCTCCTCCCTACCTGCTCTCACCTGGCCCTATACCATGCAGTCCTTCCTGCGGCCCTTTGCCTAGAATATTCCCTGCTCAGAGGTCCCTAATCCCTCTGTTTCTCACTGTGCCTTCTTTGCTTCTATTAGGGCGCATGTCACAATAATTGTAATTACCCAGTATGTGTCTGTCTCTTCCAATGGAATATGATTCTTCTAGGGCAGCGACTGGATCGCATTAATGTTTGTTTCCACAGCACCCAGCAGCACACTTGGCCCATAGGGGGTGCTCAGCGAATGTCTGTTGAATCAGGGAATGTGGCTCAGATCTAGGGCTTCCCACCCAGCAAGGCTTGCTGTAGGATGGGTGAGGGGAAGGCTCAATCAAGGAATATTCACTGTACAGTTACTTCCTTCAAGAGACTGGGTTGGAAGAGACCAGGTCAAAAGCACAGGACAAGGAGAGTTGGGCAAGGAAGTGTGAGACAAGGCAGCACTGTACAGTGGGAGGAATCAGGTATTGAGAGAGAGGTGAGGGTTGCTGCAGAATGGGAAGGCTTCAGGACAGAGGATGTGTACCAAGAAGAACTGGGAGCAGATATGAACATATGGTGAAGCCAATGAAGCTTAAGCCTCAGGCCCCTCACTAGCTCCTTCCAAGGCCTTGTACATAGTTTTATATCCAtaactgtcttttttctttaagtcGTCCAAATTGTGTAAGTATCAAACTCCACAAAACCTGGATCTGGAACAGATGGGTTACGTCAGGATTAGTAGCAGGAGGTGGCAGTTAGGCACAGCTTTCTTCCCCCCAGCAGTTCCACAGTCAGGCCAGGAGATGCAACAGAATAAGGCCAAGgtgaaattaaatacaaa is a window encoding:
- the UBAP1L gene encoding ubiquitin-associated protein 1-like, with the translated sequence MNALDGVPFKVPKGFVIGTEPLPGPELSVPDCRELLLGSMHDFSLERRVLFWVEVVVREPCLVQCDAPGAASAPPAWLLLVSPEQGLEPMPAAAEGPEARPQEHPEEEEVEEEDQDEEEASSAMEEEPDPCSRQPSSSASPSLGQHRCSLDVLRGVRSELAGARQRLSECRLVARPRSLLHRIRHRALSLCPGPASPLGPALQLPSAPAPPPGPEPSLPSTPALPSRPSTAGAVPPLRSHRPAVASLSLYTCLPPPGQVPQPLATHRLHPDSADLLSALSQEEQDLIRPVVALGYPLHRAIMALQKTGRQSLSQFLSYLSACDRLLRQGYEEGLVDEAMEMFQFSESQAGEFLRLSEQFSDMGFQQDRIKEVLLVHGNRREQALEELVACAQ